One Actinospica robiniae DSM 44927 genomic region harbors:
- a CDS encoding MMPL family transporter: MAIAASELQAVDAAEKPQRPGVLGRVGQAAASRFRLTLVLWLIVIAGLGALAPQATKALAGAGWQADGSQSVQVRDLVDQHFGGAGSSAIQVVVHADRPVTEPAVRAVAAQATRLLQADPRIGAVLQPQSGVTISADGHTEVLLAGAHADTNTMVRAADDLKAPLAALSGHGVTVAATGSSVLWSDFNAANHDAMMHSEIMSWPVTMIILVLAFGSLVAAGLPLLLTISGLAASAGALVLLNHLTPTSIWAMNFAMMFALALGIDYALFLVVRFRAALARHGDVHRAVGQTMDTAGKAVALSGATVLVSLSAVMLVPVPAFRSMSAGIMLAVAFVLAATLTLLPAVLGKLGRRVDAGRLPWTKKNTEGAAGDGSRVFASWGERLWRNPLRYGLPALVILLALASPLLGLRTAMPSITVVPETASARVGYTEVQQAFGPGMPGMLQILAPASEAQAAHDAAAETGGIAAVTPAQRAADGADLVLIQAVPSVDPSSPALGATVEHLRAGLPAHAIVGGAAVENLDLQSALNAKTPLVIGTVLGLGFLLLLVALRAPLAALAGTLTSLLSTAAAFGVARLVFQNGHGASVLGFTPQHFLDGWAPVFFFAMIFAIAMDYTVFLLAAAKEHYELTGDPKAAVTGALRHSGRVVFAAAAVMVAVFFTFALSGPLPPKEMGVILGVAVFLDAALIRLVLLPVLLRLMNHATWSCPRRLARILPDIRFSH, from the coding sequence GTGGCGATAGCTGCGAGCGAGTTGCAGGCGGTCGACGCGGCCGAAAAGCCGCAGCGGCCGGGGGTGCTGGGGCGGGTCGGCCAGGCCGCGGCGAGTCGGTTCCGGCTGACGCTGGTGCTGTGGCTCATCGTGATCGCCGGGCTCGGGGCGCTGGCCCCGCAGGCGACCAAGGCGCTGGCCGGGGCGGGCTGGCAGGCGGATGGCTCGCAGTCCGTTCAAGTGCGCGACCTGGTCGATCAGCACTTCGGCGGCGCCGGATCAAGCGCGATCCAGGTCGTGGTGCACGCCGACCGGCCGGTCACCGAGCCCGCCGTGCGCGCCGTGGCCGCCCAGGCGACCCGGCTGCTGCAGGCCGACCCGCGTATCGGCGCGGTCCTGCAGCCTCAGTCCGGCGTCACGATCAGCGCGGACGGACACACCGAGGTCCTGCTCGCCGGCGCTCACGCGGACACGAACACGATGGTTCGGGCGGCAGACGACCTCAAGGCGCCGCTCGCCGCACTGTCGGGGCACGGGGTCACCGTGGCGGCCACCGGCTCGTCGGTGCTGTGGAGCGATTTCAACGCCGCCAACCACGACGCGATGATGCACTCGGAGATCATGTCCTGGCCCGTGACGATGATCATCCTGGTGCTCGCCTTCGGCTCCCTCGTCGCCGCCGGCCTGCCGCTGCTGTTGACGATCTCCGGCCTCGCCGCGTCGGCCGGCGCGCTGGTCCTGCTCAACCACCTCACGCCGACCTCGATCTGGGCGATGAACTTCGCCATGATGTTCGCCCTCGCCCTCGGCATCGACTACGCCCTGTTCCTCGTCGTGCGCTTCCGCGCCGCATTGGCGCGGCACGGGGACGTGCACCGGGCGGTGGGTCAGACCATGGACACCGCCGGCAAGGCCGTCGCCCTGTCCGGGGCGACCGTGCTCGTCAGCCTGTCCGCGGTGATGCTGGTCCCGGTCCCCGCGTTCCGTTCGATGTCCGCCGGGATCATGCTCGCGGTCGCCTTCGTGCTGGCCGCCACCCTGACCCTGCTGCCGGCCGTCCTCGGCAAGCTCGGCCGACGCGTGGATGCCGGCCGGCTGCCGTGGACGAAGAAGAACACTGAGGGCGCAGCCGGAGACGGCAGCCGAGTATTCGCCAGCTGGGGAGAACGGCTGTGGCGCAATCCCCTGCGCTACGGCCTGCCCGCCCTCGTCATCCTGCTCGCGCTGGCCTCGCCGCTGCTGGGACTGCGCACCGCGATGCCCTCGATCACCGTCGTGCCCGAGACGGCCTCCGCCCGCGTCGGCTACACCGAGGTGCAGCAGGCCTTCGGCCCCGGCATGCCGGGCATGCTGCAGATCCTCGCCCCCGCGTCCGAGGCGCAGGCGGCGCACGACGCGGCGGCCGAGACCGGCGGGATCGCCGCCGTCACCCCGGCCCAACGCGCCGCCGACGGCGCGGACCTGGTGCTGATCCAGGCCGTGCCGAGCGTCGATCCCTCCAGCCCCGCACTCGGCGCCACGGTCGAGCACCTGCGCGCCGGCCTGCCCGCACACGCGATCGTGGGCGGCGCGGCGGTGGAGAATCTGGACCTGCAGTCCGCCCTGAACGCCAAGACCCCGCTGGTCATCGGCACCGTGCTCGGCCTCGGGTTCCTCCTGCTGCTGGTCGCGCTGCGCGCCCCGCTCGCCGCCCTGGCCGGCACGCTCACCAGCCTGCTGTCCACCGCCGCCGCGTTCGGCGTCGCCCGGCTGGTCTTCCAGAACGGCCACGGCGCCTCAGTGCTCGGATTCACCCCGCAGCACTTCCTGGACGGCTGGGCACCAGTGTTCTTCTTCGCCATGATCTTCGCGATCGCGATGGACTACACCGTGTTCCTGCTCGCCGCAGCCAAGGAACACTACGAACTGACCGGCGACCCGAAAGCCGCGGTCACCGGCGCGCTGCGCCACTCCGGGCGCGTCGTGTTCGCGGCAGCCGCCGTCATGGTCGCGGTGTTCTTCACCTTCGCGCTCTCCGGGCCTCTGCCGCCGAAGGAGATGGGCGTCATCCTCGGCGTCGCGGTCTTCCTCGACGCGGCCCTGATCCGCCTCGTCCTGCTTCCCGTGCTGCTGCGGCTGATGAACCACGCGACGTGGTCCTGCCCGCGCCGGCTAGCCCGGATCCTGCCCGACATCCGCTTCTCGCACTGA
- a CDS encoding YgaP family membrane protein, whose protein sequence is MHFLDFMSTRPGRTIRILIGLALIAVGVAAGGAWWALAVFGLLPLATGVFNLCPISPLFGRSCRGNGCRVQ, encoded by the coding sequence ATGCACTTCCTCGATTTCATGTCCACCCGCCCTGGCCGCACGATCAGGATCCTGATCGGCTTGGCCCTGATCGCCGTCGGCGTCGCCGCCGGCGGAGCGTGGTGGGCGTTGGCCGTTTTCGGCCTGCTGCCGCTGGCCACCGGCGTGTTCAACCTCTGCCCCATCTCCCCGCTGTTCGGGCGTTCCTGTCGCGGCAACGGCTGCCGCGTGCAATAG
- a CDS encoding heavy metal translocating P-type ATPase, whose translation MWSLPEVKWAALATALFLVGLVAHFAHAPGWLPWTFFLVCYAAGGWEPGLAGLGALREKTLDVDLLMVLAAIGAAAVGQVLDGGLLIVIFATSGALEAVATHRTAQAVRGLLDLAPERAVRLAGNDAEELVDAAALSVGDVVLVRPGERIAADGRVVSGASEVDQATITGEPLPVAKSEGDEVFAGTLNGTGALRVRVGREASESVVARIVAMVEDASETKAKTQLFIEKVEQRYSIGMVSATVLLFAIPLLAGAAFQPSLLRAMTFMIVASPCAVVLATMPPLLASMANAGRHGVLVKSAVVMEQLGATTRVAFDKTGTLTEGTPRLARIQSLSSTDLSEQQILALAASAENPSEHPLARAIVTAAREAGHTLVGTEEFAAIPGQGVRARVQGHDVEIGSPTRLLDDPADGELADVITQLEVSGHTAALVRVDGKPVAVFGIADRLRPAAADAVERIATVTGTAPLLLTGDNQRAADLLAAQAGITDVRAELLPQDKVEAVRSLEAYGQRILLVGDGVNDAPALAAAHTGVAMGRAGSDLALDTADAVIMRDDLATIPAVITLSRRARTVVQANLVIASVIILALVTWDLAGHLPLPLGVLGHEGSTVIVGLNGLRMLRKSAWTKALR comes from the coding sequence GTGTGGTCGCTGCCCGAGGTGAAGTGGGCGGCGCTGGCGACGGCGCTGTTCCTGGTGGGTCTGGTCGCTCATTTTGCCCACGCGCCCGGGTGGCTGCCGTGGACGTTCTTCCTCGTCTGCTACGCGGCCGGCGGGTGGGAGCCGGGCCTGGCCGGGCTGGGCGCGCTGCGCGAGAAGACCCTCGACGTCGACCTGCTCATGGTGCTCGCCGCAATCGGCGCCGCGGCCGTCGGACAGGTGCTGGACGGTGGGCTGCTGATCGTCATCTTCGCGACCTCCGGTGCGCTCGAGGCGGTAGCGACCCATCGCACCGCTCAGGCCGTCCGCGGGCTGCTCGACCTCGCCCCCGAGCGCGCTGTGCGTTTGGCCGGAAACGACGCGGAAGAACTCGTCGACGCCGCGGCCCTGAGTGTCGGTGACGTCGTACTCGTGCGTCCCGGGGAGCGGATCGCAGCCGACGGCCGGGTCGTGTCCGGCGCGAGCGAAGTGGATCAGGCCACCATTACCGGGGAGCCGCTGCCGGTCGCCAAGTCCGAAGGCGACGAGGTCTTCGCGGGCACCCTCAACGGCACCGGCGCGCTGCGTGTCCGGGTAGGCCGCGAGGCCTCCGAAAGCGTGGTCGCCCGGATCGTCGCGATGGTCGAAGACGCCTCGGAGACCAAGGCGAAGACGCAGCTGTTCATTGAGAAGGTCGAGCAGCGCTACTCGATCGGCATGGTGAGCGCGACCGTGCTGCTGTTCGCGATCCCGCTGCTTGCGGGCGCGGCGTTCCAGCCGAGCCTGCTGCGCGCGATGACCTTCATGATCGTCGCATCGCCCTGCGCCGTCGTCCTCGCGACCATGCCGCCGCTGCTCGCCTCGATGGCCAACGCCGGCCGCCACGGCGTGCTGGTGAAATCCGCGGTCGTAATGGAGCAGCTCGGCGCGACCACGCGCGTGGCGTTCGACAAGACCGGCACCCTGACCGAGGGCACGCCCCGCCTGGCCCGCATCCAGTCGCTCTCGAGCACCGATCTGTCCGAGCAGCAGATCCTCGCCCTCGCCGCCTCCGCGGAGAACCCGTCCGAGCACCCGCTGGCCCGCGCGATCGTCACCGCGGCCCGCGAGGCCGGGCACACGCTCGTGGGCACCGAGGAGTTCGCCGCGATCCCCGGCCAGGGCGTGCGCGCCCGCGTCCAGGGCCACGACGTGGAGATCGGCAGCCCCACCCGCCTGCTCGACGATCCCGCAGACGGCGAACTCGCCGACGTCATCACGCAGCTCGAAGTCTCCGGCCACACCGCAGCGCTGGTGCGTGTGGACGGCAAGCCGGTGGCCGTCTTCGGCATCGCCGACCGCCTGCGACCCGCCGCAGCCGACGCCGTGGAACGGATCGCCACCGTCACCGGCACTGCGCCGCTCCTGCTGACCGGCGACAACCAGCGCGCCGCCGACCTGCTCGCCGCCCAGGCCGGCATCACCGACGTGCGCGCGGAACTGCTGCCGCAGGACAAGGTCGAAGCGGTCCGTTCACTGGAGGCTTACGGCCAGCGAATCCTGCTGGTCGGCGACGGCGTGAACGACGCGCCCGCGCTCGCCGCCGCGCACACCGGCGTCGCGATGGGCCGGGCGGGATCGGACCTCGCGCTCGACACCGCCGACGCCGTCATCATGCGCGACGACCTCGCCACCATCCCCGCAGTGATCACGCTCTCGCGCCGCGCCCGCACGGTCGTGCAGGCCAACCTCGTCATCGCGTCCGTCATCATCCTCGCCCTGGTCACCTGGGACCTGGCCGGCCACCTCCCGCTTCCGCTCGGCGTGCTCGGGCACGAGGGCTCCACCGTGATCGTGGGCCTCAACGGCCTGCGGATGCTGCGCAAATCCGCCTGGACCAAGGCACTGCGATGA